One Narcine bancroftii isolate sNarBan1 chromosome 3, sNarBan1.hap1, whole genome shotgun sequence DNA window includes the following coding sequences:
- the LOC138756037 gene encoding testis-specific serine/threonine-protein kinase 1-like, which produces MDDGAVLKKRGYTLGIHLGEGSYAKVKCAYSERLKTNVAVKIIDRKKAPVDFLEKFLPRELEILALLNHRYVIKTYEIFETSEGKIYIIMELGVQGDLLEFIKTRGALPDEVSRQMFRQLALAVRYCHELDVVHRDLKCENILLDKDFNVKLSDFGFAKRCGNDSQGKPSLSKTFCGSAAYAAPEVLQATPYQPKSCDIWSLGVILFIMVCGSMPYDDSNIKRMLRLQKEHRVDFPRSSLVAGDCRDLIYHMLNPDASKRLTVGEVLEHPWLSSTKKRESSLFIKAGKHAERHGGHKKEGKPAGKSQHKQGGEYEWEPDPGRGQADSKHEAKHEWMNMRPGQEAGKQEGQEEHAGPEKEASPPGRTEGAAPQRQGAMEADHKDGPKARVEQGLSGTEAGSGGALAVEQRARSLRIKSKDLTNDSEVYSDQENFLEAMSKAELKKESLNRSTSAEKKGKHLQKSHY; this is translated from the coding sequence ATGGATGACGGAGCGGTCTTAAAGAAGCGAGGTTACACCTTGGGCATCCACTTGGGAGAGGGGTCTTACGCCAAGGTCAAGTGCGCCTACTCTGAACGTCTCAAGACCAACGTGGCCGTTAAAATCATCGACAGGAAAAAGGCTCCCGTTGACTTCCTGGAGAAGTTTCTCCCCCGGGAATTGGAGATCTTGGCCCTGCTTAATCACCGCTACGTTATCAAGACCTACGAGATTTTCGAGACGTCCGAAGGGAAGATTTACATTATCatggagctgggggtacaggggGACTTGCTGGAGTTCATCAAGACCAGGGGCGCCCTGCCAGATGAGGTGTCGCGCCAGATGTTTCGGCAGCTGGCTCTGGCCGTCAGATACTGCCACGAGCTGGATGTGGTGCATCGGGACCTCAAGTGCGAGAACATCCTCCTGGACAAGGACTTCAACGTCAAACTCTCAGACTTTGGTTTCGCCAAGCGGTGCGGTAATGATAGCCAGGGGAAGCCTTCGCTCAGTAAAACCTTCTGCGGTTCCGCAGCATACGCAGCTCCCGAGGTCCTGCAGGCGACCCCATACCAGCCCAAGTCCTGCGACATCTGGAGCCTGGGGGTCATCCTCTTCATCATGGTGTGCGGCTCGATGCCGTATGACGACTCCAACATCAAGAGGATGCTCCGACTTCAGAAGGAACACCGGGTGGATTTTCCCCGGTCCAGCCTCGTGGCCGGAGATTGCAGGGACCTGATCTACCACATGCTCAATCCCGATGCCAGCAAGCGCCTCACCGTGGGCGAGGTCCTGGAGCACCCCTGGCTCTCCTCCACCAAGAAGAGAGAGTCCTCGTTGTTCATCAAAGCGGGGAAACACGCGGAGAGGCACGGTGGGCACAAGAAGGAGGGGAAACCTGCTGGGAAAAGCCAACACAAGCAAGGGGGTGAGTACGAGTGGGAGCCTGATCCAGGTCGTGGCCAGGCAGATTCAAAGCACGAGGCGAAGCACGAGTGGATGAACATGAGGCCAGGCCAAGAGGCCGGCAAGCAGGAGGGGCAGGAAGAGCATGCTGGCCCCGAGAAGGAAGCCTCTCCGCCCGGACGGACCGAAGGAGCGGCGCCCCAGCGGCAAGGGGCCATGGAGGCTGACCACAAGGATGGGCCCAAGGCAAGGGTGGAACAGGGCCTGTCCGGGACAGAGGCTGGATCTGGTGGTGCGCTGGCGGTGGAACAGAGAGCCAGGAGCCTGAGAATAAAGAGCAAGGATCTGACCAATGACAGCGAGGTTTACTCTGACCAGGAAAACTTCTTGGAAGCAATGAGCAAAGCGGAGCTGAAAAAGGAGAGTTTGAACAGGTCAACATCAGCTGAAAAGAAGGGCAAACATTTGCAGAAATCCCATTACTAA